The stretch of DNA GCGCGCCCGGCGGCGTGTTCAGCTACGTCCGGGTGGAGCGGCCCGAGGACGTCCCCCCGCCCGGTGATTCCACGATCGACGTGCCCATCCTGGACATGAACCGTGGCTGGCCGAACCTGGGCCACGACTCCATCGTGCACGCGCTGATCGACGCGGCTTGCGACCTCATGGCCCCGCTCGCGGGCACGGGGCTCAGAGTTCGGGCCCTCTCCTATGACGTGCGGGGCCACCGCATGGTGCCCGCGCCGCCGGGGGACCGGTTTCGCCTCTACGTGGGGACGGGCGGGCCGGGCCATCTCGACCCCCGGCAGAACGACGGGGTGGCGTACGGGAGTCAGGGGATCCGCGAGGATCCAGGATGGGAGGAGCCGACCTTCCGCCTCTTCGACGCCATCCGCGCCCACGAGGAGGCGGCCCTCCTCGGGGTCTGCCACACGTTCGGCGTGATGTGCCGATGGTCGGGGGCGGCGCAGCCGGTGCTGCGGGGCCCGGAGAAGGGCAAGTGCACGGGCATCCTCGAGAACGTGCTCAGCCCCGAGGCCCGCCAACACCCCTGGTTCCGGCGCTTCGCGGGCGAGCTACCCGACGGCCGGAGGCTGCGGGTGGCCGAGAACCGGCTCTTCGACCTGATCCCCGAGGGGAGCGGCTTCCCGGCCGGGATCCTGCCCATCGGCTACGAGGCGCTGGGGGTGGGGGGTCCGGTGGGCGAGGCTCTGACCATGCTGGAGTTCGCGCGCGATCGCGCGGGGATCCTGCCGCGGATCTTCGCCGTCAACCACCACCCCGAGATCGTGGACCGCTTCCGCCAGATGATGATCCTGAACCAGAAGCGGGAGCGGGGGGAGGTCACGAACGAGTGGTACCAGGAACGTTTGGAGATCCTGACCCGAACCTATCCGGACGAGAACAGCGACCAGCGGCTCCACGTGACCTCGGATTACACCCTCCTCGCCCCCTTGCGCTTCCATCTCTTCCGCCATGTCCGGCGGCGGGCGGAGGCCCTGGGGTTGGGCGTAGACGTGCGCGAAGAGAACGTCCTCGAAACCCTGGACCGGGCCGCGGTGGGCTCCCCGGGGGCCGTCCCCAGCGCCGACCCCTTCTGAGGGGAGGCCTTGCTTCCCAAGCCTCCATTCGCGAAAGACCTCACTCTCGAGCAGGAGATGGCTCAGTTTGAGAGGGTGCAGCCACGCCTCCAGGAGGTCTGGAACGCCCTCACCATGCGGGAGGAGGAGCCCCACACCTCGGTGGTGGTGCCCTCCCTGACCCTCGACCAGAGCGAGCTCCAGAAGCTGCCGGGGGCGAGCTTCTACGAGGAGCGACTGCTCTTCCTCCTCATCCGCCTCCGCAACCCCCGCGCCCGCATGGTGTACGTGACCTCCCAGCCCGTACACCCCATGATCCTCGAGTACTACCTGCAGTTCCTGGCCGGAATCCCCGCCAGCCACGCCCGCTCCCGTCTGACCCTCCTCTGTGCGGACGACGCCTCCCCGCGCTCCCTCACCGAAAAGATCCTGGAGCGCCCGCGCTTGATCGAGCGGATCCGGGCCGGCATCGTGGATGCTTCCCGGGCTTACCTGACCGTCTTCAATTCCACTCCCCACGAGCGGAAGCTGGCCGTCCTCCTGGGCATCCCCCTCAACGGGGCGGACCCCCGGCTCTCCCACCTGGGTACCAAGTCCGGGAGCCGAAAGGTTTTCCGGGAGGCCGGGGTGGACCTGCCCCTGGGCGTCGAGGACCTCCACCACCCGAAGGAGGTCGAGGAGGCGCTGCTCGAGCTGCGCGCACGCCGGCCGGGCCTGACCAAGGCCGTCATCAAGCTGAACGACAGCTTCTCCGGGGAGGGGAACGCGATCTTGCGCTACCCGGAAGGGGGCGGGCCGGACGCGATCCGGGGGGCCCTGCGCCAGGTCGAATTCTCCGTGGCCACCGAGACCCCCGAGGCTTACTTCGAGAAGTTCTCCCGCATGGGGGGGATCGTGGAGGAGTTCTTGGAGGGGACGCACAAGGCCTCTCCCAGCACCCAGCTCCGGGTCAGTCCGGCCTGCGAGGTCACCACCATCTCCACCCACGACCAGATCCTGGGCGGCCCCAGCGGTCAGGTTTTCCTGGGCTGCCGTTTCCCCGCCGCCGAGTCGTATCGCCTGGCCATCCAGGAGGCCGGACTCCGAATCGGTGCTGTGCTCTGCGGGCACGGGGTGGTGAGCCGCCTGGGGGTGGACTTCATGGTCTGCCGCGAGCGTCCCCAGGACGCTTGGAAGGTCTTCGCCCTCGAGATCAACCTGCGCATGGGAGGCACCACCCATCCCTACCTCGCCCTGCAATTCCTGACCGGGGGAGCCCTCGACCCGGGCACCGGGCTCTTCTTTTCCCCCTCCGGCCAGGCCAAGTACTACCGCGCCACCGACAACCTCCAATCCGAGTCCTACCGCGGCCTGCTCCCCGAGGACCTGGTGGAGATCCTCACCATCAACAAGCTCCACTACAGCCACGGGAGCGAGTCCGGCGTGCTCTTCCACCTGATCGGGGCCCTCTCGGAGTACGGGAAGCTGGGCATGACCGCCATCGCCAACAGTCCCGAGGAGGTGGACGACCTCTACGCGCGCACGCTGGCGGTGCTGGACCGCGAGGCCGCCCACGGTCGGTAGCGCGCCCTCGCGCGCGAAGGGCCCCCCCGAGCTGCCTAGCGGCCCAGGAGCCGGCGGGCTTCTGCGCGGGCTTCCTCCGGGCTTGTGACC from Vicinamibacteria bacterium encodes:
- a CDS encoding peptide ligase PGM1-related protein, with translation MLPKPPFAKDLTLEQEMAQFERVQPRLQEVWNALTMREEEPHTSVVVPSLTLDQSELQKLPGASFYEERLLFLLIRLRNPRARMVYVTSQPVHPMILEYYLQFLAGIPASHARSRLTLLCADDASPRSLTEKILERPRLIERIRAGIVDASRAYLTVFNSTPHERKLAVLLGIPLNGADPRLSHLGTKSGSRKVFREAGVDLPLGVEDLHHPKEVEEALLELRARRPGLTKAVIKLNDSFSGEGNAILRYPEGGGPDAIRGALRQVEFSVATETPEAYFEKFSRMGGIVEEFLEGTHKASPSTQLRVSPACEVTTISTHDQILGGPSGQVFLGCRFPAAESYRLAIQEAGLRIGAVLCGHGVVSRLGVDFMVCRERPQDAWKVFALEINLRMGGTTHPYLALQFLTGGALDPGTGLFFSPSGQAKYYRATDNLQSESYRGLLPEDLVEILTINKLHYSHGSESGVLFHLIGALSEYGKLGMTAIANSPEEVDDLYARTLAVLDREAAHGR